In Vespa crabro chromosome 5, iyVesCrab1.2, whole genome shotgun sequence, a single window of DNA contains:
- the LOC124424424 gene encoding AP-2 complex subunit mu: MIGGLFVYNHKGEVLISRVYRDDIGRNAVDAFRVNVIHARQQVRSPVTNIARTSFFHIKRANIWLAAVTKQNVNAAMVFEFLLKIIDVMQSYFGKISEENIKNNFVLIYELLDEILDFGYPQNCDTGVLKTFITQQGVKSATKEEQAQITSQVTGQIGWRREGIKYRRNELFLDVLEYVNLLMSPQGQVLSAHVAGKVVMKSYLSGMPECKFGINDKIVMESKGIKGGGGLGGGGDDPSGARSGKPVVVIDDCQFHQCVKLSKFETEHSISFIPPDGEFELMRYRTTKDISLPFRVIPLVREVGRTKMEVKAVLKSNFKPSLLGQKIEVRVPTPLNTAGVQLICLKGKAKYKASENAIVWKIKRMAGMKETQLSAEIDLLETDTKKKWTRPPISMNFEVPFAPSGFKVRYLKVFESKLNYSDHDVIKWVRYIGRSGLYETRC, encoded by the exons ATGATAGGgggtttatttgtttataatcaTAAAGGAGAGGTACTCATTTCCAGAGTATACCGTGATGACATTGGCCGAAATGCTGTCGATGCATTTCGAGTTAATGTTATCCATGCACGCCAACAAGTACGCTCTCCTGTGACCAATATCGCTAGAAcatcattttttcatataaaacgTGCTAACATCTGGTTGGCTGCTGTAACTAAGCAAAATGTCAACGCTGCAATGGTATTTGAATTTCTTCTCAAGATCATTGATGTCATGCAATCATATTTTGGTAAAATATCAGAGGAAAATATCAAGAACAATTTTGTATTGATTTATGAATTACTCGATG AAATATTGGATTTTGGATATCCCCAAAATTGTGATACCGGTgtattaaaaacatttatcaCTCAACAAGGAGTTAAATCGGCAACAAAAGAGGAACAAGCTCAAATAACATCACAAGTAACAGGACAGATAGGATGGCGACGAGAAGGTATCAAATATCGTCGCAATGAACTTTTCTTGGATGTATTAGAATATGTGAATCTCTTGATGAGCCCACAAGGCCAAGTTCTTAGTGCACATGTTGCAGGAAAG GTGGTAATGAAATCTTACTTGTCTGGTATGCCAGAATGTAAATTTGgtatcaatgataaaattgttatGGAATCTAAAGGCATAAAAGGTGGTGGTGGATTAGGAGGTGGAGGCGATGATCCTTCTGGTGCTAGATCTGGTAAACCTGTTGTTGTTATCGATGATTGCCAATTTCATCAGTGTGTTAAGCTCAGTAAATTCGAAACGGAACATTCCATTAGTTTTATACCACCTGATGGTGAATTTGAATTAATgag GTATCGTACGACAAAAGATATATCGTTACCGTTCCGCGTTATTCCATTGGTTAGAGAAGTGGGTCGTACGAAAATGGAAGTTAAAGCCGTTTTGAAATCAAACTTTAAACCTTCATTGTTGGGACAAAAAATAGAAGTACGCGTACCGACACCTTTAAATACCGCAGGAGTACAATTGATTTGTTTGAAAGGAAAAGCCAAATATAAAGCATCTGAGAATGCTATTGTTTGGAAGATAAAACGAATGGCTGGTATGAAGGAAACTCAACTTTCAGCAGAAATTGATTTACTTGAAACggatacaaaaaagaaatggacaaGGCCACCAATATCAATGAACTTTGAGGTACCATTCGCTCCATCAGGTTTTAAAGTTCGCTATTTGAAAGTATTTGAATCTAAGTTGAATTACTCTGATCATGATGTTATAAAATGGGTTAGATATATAGGTCGGAGTGGCTTGTACGAGACACGGTGCTAG